From Rhodanobacteraceae bacterium, the proteins below share one genomic window:
- a CDS encoding DNA polymerase I, with protein sequence MNAVAAAPAPAPDKTIYLIDCSMYVFRAWHSMPADLFFDVDGHPVNAVHGFARFLLDFVERTRASHAVAAFDIALTSSFRNAFYPAYKANREPAPPELKRQFEYCRELAAAFGFTVLADAAYEADDLIGSVLLAMRSHGLRAVIVSADKDFGQLLDHDVEQWDYARGQRWGAAGVPARLGVEAHQVVDFLALTGDAIDNIPGVPGIGAKGAAALLAHFGSLETLLARVDEVAFLHLRGAKSLAEKLRTHAEAARLSQRLARIALDAPVPGHPDGLLRRAADAAVLDALCEKLKIGPLTRARAHQLLQIRTEMTA encoded by the coding sequence ATGAACGCCGTCGCGGCAGCGCCAGCGCCCGCGCCGGACAAGACGATCTACCTGATCGACTGCAGCATGTACGTGTTCCGTGCCTGGCATTCGATGCCTGCGGACTTGTTCTTCGACGTCGATGGCCACCCGGTGAACGCGGTGCACGGCTTCGCGCGCTTCCTGCTGGACTTCGTGGAACGCACCCGCGCCAGCCACGCCGTCGCTGCCTTCGACATCGCGCTCACCAGTTCCTTCCGCAACGCGTTCTACCCCGCCTACAAGGCCAACCGCGAGCCCGCGCCGCCCGAATTGAAGCGCCAGTTCGAATATTGCCGCGAACTCGCGGCCGCGTTCGGTTTCACGGTGCTGGCCGACGCCGCCTACGAAGCCGACGATCTGATCGGCAGCGTGCTGCTGGCGATGCGCAGCCACGGACTGCGCGCGGTGATCGTGTCGGCCGACAAGGATTTCGGGCAACTGCTGGACCACGACGTCGAGCAGTGGGACTACGCGCGCGGCCAGCGCTGGGGCGCCGCGGGCGTGCCGGCGCGCCTCGGCGTGGAAGCGCACCAGGTCGTCGATTTCCTGGCGTTGACGGGCGATGCGATCGACAACATCCCCGGCGTGCCCGGCATCGGCGCCAAGGGTGCGGCGGCGTTGCTCGCGCATTTCGGTTCATTGGAAACGCTGCTCGCGCGCGTGGACGAAGTCGCGTTCCTGCACCTGCGCGGCGCCAAATCGCTCGCCGAAAAATTGCGCACGCACGCCGAAGCCGCGCGCCTGTCGCAGCGGCTCGCGCGCATCGCGCTGGACGCGCCCGTACCCGGCCATCCCGACGGCCTGCTGCGTCGCGCGGCCGATGCGGCGGTGCTGGATGCGTTGTGCGAAAAACTGAAGATCGGGCCGCTCACCCGCGCGCGCGCGCACCAGCTCTTGCAGATCCGGACGGAGATGACGGCGTGA
- a CDS encoding enoyl-CoA hydratase/ 3-hydroxyacyl-CoA dehydrogenase/3-hydroxybutyryl-CoA epimerase translates to MFEGLRLSHWKVARGTDGVLMLTMDRNGSNVNALSRALLDELDAMLERVAIERPAAVVIHSGKASGFAVGADLKEFESYDRKGTVREEIEHGQRVFERLAQLPMPTVAAIHGACMGGGTELALACRMRVAARAPETRIALPEVLLGIHPGWGGTARLPRLIGAPKALAMMLTGRTASAERALAEGLVNRLAGPDALLDEARELALHPVTRSFAQRALAWWTNCWPARQILAPIVRKQASAKAPPKHYPAPSALIEVWRRGGGDIAQRLKLEARSVAKLASTPTAHNLIRIFFLRERLRGLAGDTPHGIRHVHVIGAGVMGGDIAAWSALRGFEVTLQDREMKFIEPALARARKLFDKKLKTRERIAPVEARLTPDVEGAGVTSSQLAIEAIYEDPQAKEAVYRALEPKIARDALIATNTSSIPLDELRVAFAEPRRFLGLHFFNPVAQMPLVEVVRHDALDPSIEKRAWAWVKAIGKLPLPVKGTPGFLVNRILVPYLLEAVRCHTEGIPDPVIDRAGKRFGMPMGPIELIDTVGLDVALSVGKELGPFLNLELPAGIADKIEGGKRGKKDGQGFYTWKDGKPEKPKVDSNYRAPVDLEDRLILPMLNEAVACLRDGVVTDADLLDAGVIFGTGFAPFRGGPIQYIRATGAGVLREKLEALAQTHGARFAPKQGWFNPALAASGN, encoded by the coding sequence GTGTTCGAAGGTCTGCGGCTCAGCCACTGGAAGGTTGCACGAGGCACCGACGGCGTGCTGATGCTGACCATGGATCGTAACGGCAGCAACGTGAATGCATTGTCACGCGCGCTGCTGGACGAGCTCGATGCAATGCTGGAACGCGTTGCGATCGAACGGCCCGCCGCGGTGGTGATCCACTCCGGCAAGGCTTCCGGTTTCGCGGTCGGCGCGGACCTCAAGGAATTCGAAAGCTACGATCGAAAGGGCACCGTGCGCGAGGAAATCGAGCACGGCCAGCGCGTATTCGAACGCCTCGCGCAGTTGCCGATGCCGACCGTCGCCGCGATCCACGGCGCCTGCATGGGTGGCGGCACCGAACTCGCGCTGGCGTGCAGGATGCGCGTGGCCGCGCGCGCACCGGAAACGCGCATCGCGCTGCCGGAAGTGCTGCTCGGCATCCATCCCGGCTGGGGCGGCACGGCAAGGTTGCCGCGCCTGATCGGCGCGCCGAAAGCCTTGGCGATGATGTTGACCGGGCGCACGGCATCGGCCGAACGCGCGTTGGCGGAAGGCCTGGTCAACCGGCTGGCTGGGCCCGATGCGCTGCTGGATGAAGCGCGCGAGCTGGCGTTGCATCCGGTCACGCGTTCGTTCGCGCAGCGCGCGCTGGCGTGGTGGACGAATTGCTGGCCGGCTCGGCAAATCCTCGCGCCCATCGTGCGCAAGCAGGCCTCGGCCAAGGCACCGCCGAAGCACTATCCCGCGCCGTCCGCTTTGATCGAGGTGTGGCGCCGCGGCGGCGGCGACATCGCGCAACGCCTGAAGCTGGAAGCGCGCTCGGTCGCCAAACTCGCGTCCACGCCGACCGCGCACAACCTGATCCGCATCTTCTTCCTGCGCGAGCGGCTGCGCGGGCTCGCGGGCGACACGCCGCATGGCATCCGCCACGTGCACGTGATCGGCGCCGGCGTGATGGGCGGCGACATCGCGGCGTGGAGCGCGCTGCGCGGTTTCGAGGTGACGCTGCAGGACCGCGAAATGAAGTTCATCGAACCGGCACTTGCGCGCGCGCGCAAGCTGTTCGATAAGAAACTGAAAACGCGCGAGCGCATTGCGCCGGTCGAAGCGCGCCTGACGCCCGATGTCGAAGGCGCGGGCGTCACTTCATCGCAACTCGCGATCGAGGCGATCTACGAAGATCCGCAAGCCAAGGAAGCGGTGTACCGCGCGCTCGAACCGAAGATCGCGCGCGACGCACTGATCGCCACCAACACCTCGTCGATTCCACTGGACGAGTTGCGCGTCGCCTTCGCGGAACCGCGGCGATTCCTCGGCCTGCACTTCTTCAATCCCGTCGCGCAGATGCCGCTGGTGGAAGTGGTGCGCCACGACGCGCTCGATCCGTCGATCGAAAAGCGCGCGTGGGCGTGGGTGAAGGCCATCGGCAAGCTGCCGCTGCCGGTCAAGGGCACGCCGGGCTTCCTGGTCAACCGCATCCTGGTGCCGTACCTGCTGGAGGCGGTGCGCTGCCATACCGAGGGCATTCCCGATCCGGTGATCGACCGCGCCGGCAAACGTTTCGGCATGCCGATGGGACCGATCGAACTGATCGACACCGTGGGGCTGGATGTCGCGCTTTCCGTCGGCAAGGAGCTCGGACCGTTCCTCAACCTCGAACTGCCCGCCGGTATCGCCGACAAGATCGAGGGCGGCAAGCGCGGCAAGAAGGACGGACAGGGTTTCTACACGTGGAAGGACGGCAAGCCCGAAAAACCGAAGGTCGATTCGAACTATCGCGCGCCGGTCGACCTGGAAGACCGCCTGATCCTGCCGATGCTCAACGAAGCCGTGGCCTGCCTGCGCGATGGCGTGGTCACCGATGCCGACCTGCTGGATGCGGGCGTGATCTTCGGCACCGGCTTCGCGCCATTCCGCGGCGGCCCGATCCAGTACATCCGCGCGACCGGTGCGGGCGTGCTGCGCGAAAAACTGGAAGCGCTGGCGCAAACGCACGGCGCGCGCTTCGCGCCCAAGCAGGGCTGGTTCAATCCGGCGCTGGCCGCATCCGGGAACTAA
- a CDS encoding ADP-ribose pyrophosphatase, producing the protein MTREIRIPAGADADAQTLYAGQWLTLKRRAHWEFVERNNPQGAVIIVAVTPEDRVLFVEQYRVPIRQLTIEMPAGLIGDAGHDGDTDAADTARRELEEETGWTCGRVVPLHSGPSSAGMSTEMMHFVRALDLRRVGEGGGDHTEDIIVHEVPRNEAGTWLRAMAAKGYSIDPKLFAGLWFLDNTEI; encoded by the coding sequence GTGACGCGCGAGATACGCATTCCCGCCGGCGCCGATGCGGATGCCCAAACGCTGTACGCCGGCCAGTGGCTGACCCTGAAGCGGCGCGCGCACTGGGAATTCGTCGAACGCAACAATCCGCAGGGCGCGGTGATCATCGTGGCGGTGACGCCGGAAGATCGCGTTCTGTTCGTCGAGCAGTACCGCGTGCCGATCCGACAGCTCACGATCGAGATGCCGGCCGGGCTGATCGGCGACGCCGGCCACGACGGCGATACCGACGCAGCCGACACGGCGCGGCGCGAACTCGAAGAGGAAACCGGCTGGACCTGCGGCCGCGTCGTACCGCTGCATTCCGGACCTTCGTCAGCGGGCATGAGCACCGAGATGATGCACTTCGTGCGCGCGCTGGATTTGCGCAGGGTCGGCGAAGGCGGCGGCGACCACACCGAAGACATCATCGTGCACGAAGTGCCGCGCAACGAAGCCGGCACGTGGCTGCGGGCGATGGCCGCGAAGGGCTACTCGATCGACCCGAAACTTTTCGCGGGGCTGTGGTTTCTCGACAACACGGAAATCTGA
- a CDS encoding DNA-directed RNA polymerase specialized sigma subunit, sigma24-like, with translation MHETTDAEPIPAGGAAMNAATVLEAIPAPLTESARPVAATIEAFLASVERRAWRVAEIALHDPDEALDAVQDAMLRLVRHYAAKPAEEWPPLFWGILRRRITDLQRRRTVRNRILVWTGRATNDDDEELPAWEPPDLGPDPARALAARQAHAAMSKAIRALPRRQQQAFMLRVLEGLDVADTAKAMGCSAGSVKTHLSRAMDALRTQLEEWR, from the coding sequence ATGCACGAGACGACGGATGCCGAACCGATCCCCGCCGGCGGGGCCGCGATGAACGCCGCCACGGTGCTCGAAGCCATCCCCGCGCCGCTGACGGAATCGGCACGGCCGGTGGCCGCCACCATCGAGGCGTTCCTTGCCTCGGTGGAGCGGCGCGCCTGGCGCGTCGCGGAAATCGCGCTGCACGATCCGGACGAGGCGCTGGACGCGGTGCAGGACGCGATGCTGCGGCTGGTCAGGCACTACGCCGCCAAGCCGGCCGAGGAATGGCCGCCGTTGTTCTGGGGCATCCTGCGCCGGCGCATCACGGATCTGCAACGCCGGCGCACGGTGCGCAACCGGATCCTGGTGTGGACCGGGCGCGCGACCAACGACGACGACGAGGAACTGCCGGCATGGGAACCGCCGGATCTCGGTCCCGATCCGGCGCGCGCGCTGGCCGCGCGGCAGGCGCACGCCGCGATGTCGAAGGCCATCCGCGCACTGCCGCGGCGCCAGCAGCAAGCCTTCATGCTGCGGGTGCTGGAAGGACTGGACGTGGCGGACACGGCGAAGGCGATGGGCTGCAGCGCCGGCAGCGTCAAGACGCATTTGTCGAGGGCCATGGATGCCCTGCGTACACAACTCGAGGAATGGCGATGA
- a CDS encoding UDP-glucose 6-dehydrogenase, producing the protein MKITIFGTGYVGLVTGTCLAEMGNHILCMDVDADKIARLERGEIPIFEPGLEPLVQRNHASGRLAFTTDAVAAVAHGDVIFIAVGTPPDEDGSADLKYVLAVARSIGEHLDRYAVVVDKSTVPVGTADKVRNEIAAAMKKRGADVAFDVVSNPEFLKEGDAVNDCMKPDRIIVGASSPRAISILKNLYAPFNRNHERIVVMDERSAELTKYAANAMLATKISFMNEIANIAERVGADVEMVRHGIGADPRIGYHFIYPGTGYGGSCFPKDVQALERTAHANAYEARLLGAVEAVNRDQKRKLFDLLSRHFGGNLRGKTIALWGLAFKPNTDDMREAPSRVLMEALWQAGARVRAHDPQARGEAARIYGQRDDLVLCDDPWAALDGADALAVVTEWKAFRSPDFARIKAALKSPVIFDGRNLYDPAMVEAAGLAYYGIGRGRSAKQPEQAT; encoded by the coding sequence ATGAAAATCACCATCTTCGGCACCGGCTACGTGGGCCTCGTGACCGGCACCTGCCTCGCCGAGATGGGCAACCACATCCTGTGCATGGACGTGGATGCGGACAAGATCGCGCGGCTCGAGCGCGGCGAGATTCCGATCTTCGAACCGGGCCTGGAGCCGCTGGTGCAGCGCAACCATGCGTCCGGCCGGTTGGCCTTCACCACCGACGCGGTTGCGGCGGTCGCGCACGGTGATGTCATTTTCATCGCGGTCGGCACGCCGCCCGACGAGGACGGCAGCGCCGACCTCAAGTACGTGCTGGCCGTCGCGCGCAGCATCGGCGAACACCTCGACCGCTACGCCGTGGTGGTCGACAAGTCCACGGTGCCGGTCGGCACCGCCGACAAGGTTCGCAACGAAATCGCCGCAGCGATGAAGAAGCGCGGCGCCGACGTGGCGTTCGACGTCGTCTCCAATCCCGAATTCCTGAAGGAAGGCGACGCGGTCAACGACTGCATGAAGCCCGACCGCATCATCGTGGGCGCGTCGTCGCCGCGCGCGATCAGCATCCTGAAAAACCTCTACGCGCCGTTCAACCGCAACCACGAACGCATCGTGGTGATGGACGAGCGCTCGGCCGAACTGACCAAGTACGCGGCCAATGCGATGCTGGCCACCAAGATCAGTTTCATGAACGAGATCGCCAACATCGCCGAGCGCGTGGGCGCCGACGTCGAGATGGTGCGCCATGGCATCGGCGCCGACCCGCGCATCGGCTACCACTTCATCTACCCCGGCACCGGCTATGGCGGCTCCTGTTTCCCGAAGGACGTGCAGGCGCTGGAACGCACCGCGCATGCGAACGCTTATGAAGCGCGTTTGCTGGGCGCGGTGGAAGCGGTGAACCGCGACCAGAAGCGCAAGCTGTTCGACCTGTTGTCGCGGCATTTCGGTGGCAACCTGCGCGGCAAGACCATCGCGTTGTGGGGGCTGGCGTTCAAGCCGAACACCGACGACATGCGCGAGGCGCCCAGCCGCGTGCTGATGGAAGCCTTGTGGCAGGCCGGCGCCAGGGTGCGTGCGCACGATCCGCAGGCACGTGGCGAGGCGGCGCGCATCTACGGGCAACGCGACGACCTGGTGCTGTGCGACGATCCGTGGGCAGCGCTGGACGGCGCCGACGCGCTCGCGGTGGTGACGGAATGGAAGGCCTTCCGCAGTCCCGATTTCGCGCGCATCAAGGCCGCGCTGAAGTCACCGGTGATTTTCGATGGACGCAACCTGTACGATCCCGCCATGGTCGAAGCCGCGGGTCTCGCGTATTACGGGATCGGGCGCGGCCGCAGCGCGAAGCAACCGGAGCAAGCGACATGA
- a CDS encoding NAD(P) transhydrogenase C-domain of subunit alpha, whose amino-acid sequence MITGFLALYIFMLAAFTGYEIISRVPVILHTPLMSGSNFVHGIVLVGAMVALGHAGTPVEIAIGVVAVLLAAGNVAGGYVVTERMLEMFKTSKPASPQSAEKKP is encoded by the coding sequence ATGATTACCGGGTTTCTCGCACTGTACATCTTCATGTTGGCGGCATTCACCGGCTACGAGATCATCAGTCGGGTTCCAGTCATCTTGCACACGCCGCTGATGTCGGGTTCCAACTTCGTGCATGGCATCGTGCTGGTCGGCGCGATGGTGGCGCTGGGCCATGCCGGCACGCCGGTCGAAATCGCCATCGGCGTGGTTGCGGTGCTGCTGGCCGCGGGCAACGTCGCGGGCGGCTATGTGGTCACCGAACGCATGCTGGAGATGTTCAAGACGTCGAAACCGGCCTCTCCGCAATCGGCGGAGAAAAAACCATGA
- a CDS encoding Nucleoprotein/polynucleotide-associated enzyme produces MSESLRDQLLKAGFKPSPKAEQRKHPKPEPRKPHTPAEPDLAQAFAMRAKADRAEREAAEREAREKAAEKKERKRKLQALLDGKALNKADADQPRNFEFAGKIRRVYVTADQLQQLNRGELGMVMHGGRALVIVRDIALQVQAIAPEVVALLVDPSAPAEDDGVPDDLMW; encoded by the coding sequence ATGAGTGAGTCGCTTCGTGACCAGTTGTTGAAGGCCGGCTTCAAGCCGTCGCCGAAAGCAGAACAGCGCAAGCACCCAAAACCGGAGCCGCGCAAGCCGCACACGCCGGCCGAACCCGACCTCGCGCAGGCGTTCGCGATGCGCGCGAAGGCCGACCGCGCCGAACGCGAGGCCGCCGAGCGCGAGGCGCGCGAGAAAGCCGCGGAAAAAAAGGAACGCAAGCGCAAGCTGCAGGCGTTGCTGGATGGCAAGGCGCTCAACAAGGCCGACGCCGACCAGCCGCGCAATTTCGAGTTCGCCGGCAAGATCCGGCGCGTCTACGTTACCGCCGATCAATTGCAACAGTTGAACCGTGGCGAACTTGGCATGGTGATGCACGGCGGCCGCGCGCTGGTGATCGTGCGCGATATCGCACTGCAGGTGCAGGCGATCGCGCCGGAAGTCGTGGCGCTGCTGGTCGATCCTTCCGCGCCGGCGGAAGACGACGGCGTGCCCGACGACCTGATGTGGTAA
- a CDS encoding HtrA protease/chaperone protein, protein MRGVPIVPGVVSFADARRIAFDLRRARMGGACVRAHRPDNAVFENQMKENTMLNRARRVAAVFVLLCFSGATSVALAAAPTAALPDFTSIVQKYGPAVVNVVARYNHASEMGSDSPDDQQTQQEQQMPDILRRFFGMPFGPQFQQPDRGGESLGSGFIISPDGYILTNRHVVANADSVKVHLSDHRTFSARVVGEDKIYDIALLKIDASNLPTVQIGNSNDLQPGQWVVAIGSPYGLDHSVSAGIVSYVGRSLGTDQADVPFIQTDVPINRGNSGGPLFNLAGQVVGINSQIFSTDGGAMGLSFSIPIDLAMNAAHQLKTKGYVSRGMIGVTIQPVTEDIAKSKGLKQAQGALIAQLQPDGPAAKAGLQVGDLITAINGHEIYESAQVPPIVAMTTPGTDISVSIQRDGKPMTVKVKVAEMPRNGLSQQYLANAPAAAGGSSLLGLKVQDITPSMRQQLGYSGKGGVVIADVQGPAATANLQPGDVILRVGNKPVNSVAEFRRDTANLKPGDTVLLLVSHQGQNLFIAVSVPAK, encoded by the coding sequence TTGCGCGGCGTGCCGATCGTTCCGGGCGTCGTTTCTTTCGCGGACGCGCGCCGCATCGCTTTTGATTTGCGCCGCGCCCGGATGGGCGGTGCATGCGTGCGCGCGCATCGGCCAGACAACGCAGTTTTTGAGAATCAAATGAAGGAGAACACCATGTTGAACCGGGCGAGGCGGGTGGCCGCCGTATTCGTTCTGCTGTGTTTTTCCGGCGCCACCAGCGTGGCGCTGGCGGCGGCGCCGACCGCGGCGCTGCCGGATTTCACCAGCATCGTGCAGAAGTACGGGCCGGCGGTGGTGAACGTGGTCGCGCGCTACAACCACGCCAGCGAGATGGGCAGCGACAGCCCGGACGACCAGCAAACCCAGCAGGAACAGCAGATGCCGGACATCCTGCGGCGTTTCTTCGGAATGCCGTTCGGGCCGCAGTTCCAGCAACCCGATCGCGGCGGTGAATCGCTGGGCTCGGGTTTCATCATTTCGCCCGACGGTTACATCCTCACCAACCGCCACGTGGTGGCCAACGCCGATTCGGTGAAGGTGCATCTGTCCGATCACCGGACTTTCTCGGCCAGGGTCGTGGGCGAAGACAAGATCTACGACATCGCGCTGCTGAAGATCGACGCCAGCAATCTGCCGACCGTGCAGATCGGAAATTCCAATGACCTGCAGCCCGGGCAATGGGTGGTCGCGATCGGTTCGCCGTACGGACTCGACCACTCCGTGAGCGCGGGCATCGTCAGCTATGTCGGGCGCAGCCTCGGCACGGACCAGGCGGACGTGCCCTTCATCCAGACCGACGTGCCGATCAACCGCGGCAACTCGGGCGGTCCATTGTTCAACCTCGCCGGACAAGTGGTCGGCATCAACTCGCAGATTTTCTCGACCGACGGCGGTGCGATGGGTCTGTCGTTCTCGATCCCGATCGACCTTGCGATGAACGCGGCGCATCAACTCAAGACCAAGGGCTACGTCAGCCGCGGCATGATCGGCGTGACGATCCAGCCGGTCACCGAAGACATCGCCAAGTCCAAGGGCCTGAAGCAGGCGCAAGGCGCGTTGATCGCGCAACTCCAGCCGGACGGACCGGCCGCCAAGGCCGGACTGCAGGTGGGCGATCTGATCACGGCGATCAACGGCCACGAAATCTACGAGTCCGCGCAGGTGCCGCCGATCGTCGCGATGACCACACCGGGCACCGACATCAGCGTGAGCATCCAGCGTGACGGCAAGCCGATGACGGTCAAGGTCAAGGTGGCGGAGATGCCACGCAACGGGCTTTCGCAGCAATACCTCGCCAACGCGCCGGCGGCCGCCGGCGGCAGCAGCCTGCTCGGCCTCAAGGTGCAGGACATCACGCCGAGCATGCGCCAGCAACTCGGTTACAGCGGCAAGGGCGGCGTGGTGATCGCCGACGTGCAGGGGCCGGCTGCCACGGCCAATCTGCAACCCGGCGACGTGATCCTGCGGGTCGGCAACAAGCCGGTGAACAGCGTTGCCGAGTTCCGGCGCGACACCGCCAACCTGAAACCGGGTGACACGGTGCTGCTGCTGGTCTCGCACCAGGGCCAGAACCTGTTCATCGCGGTGAGCGTGCCGGCGAAATGA
- a CDS encoding RNA polymerase sigma factor RpoE, translated as MGDVDTDRALVERVRKGDNRAFDLLVRKYQHKIVGLVSRYVHDWSECEDVAQEAFIRAYRAIGAFRGDSAFYTWMYKIAVNTAKNHLVAQGRRPPAEDIDADTAVQFDAGARLRDEATPEHELARREIEQTVFATVEKLPEELRDAITLREVDGLSYEEIAERMNCPIGTVRSRIFRAREAIDEKLRPLLSNEDA; from the coding sequence ATGGGCGATGTGGATACCGATCGTGCTCTGGTCGAGCGCGTGCGCAAAGGTGATAACAGGGCCTTCGACCTGCTGGTCCGCAAGTACCAGCACAAGATCGTCGGCCTGGTGTCGAGGTACGTGCACGACTGGAGCGAGTGCGAGGACGTGGCACAGGAAGCCTTCATCCGCGCTTACCGCGCGATCGGCGCGTTCCGTGGTGACAGCGCTTTCTATACGTGGATGTACAAGATCGCCGTGAACACCGCCAAGAACCATCTGGTCGCCCAAGGCCGCCGCCCGCCCGCCGAGGACATCGACGCCGATACCGCGGTGCAGTTCGACGCCGGTGCGCGCCTGCGCGACGAGGCGACCCCCGAGCACGAACTGGCGCGCCGCGAGATTGAACAAACGGTGTTCGCCACGGTCGAAAAGTTGCCCGAAGAGCTGCGCGACGCGATCACCCTGCGCGAGGTCGATGGTCTGTCCTACGAGGAAATCGCCGAACGCATGAACTGCCCGATCGGCACCGTGCGTTCGCGTATCTTCCGGGCGCGCGAAGCCATCGATGAAAAACTGCGACCGCTGCTTTCGAACGAAGATGCCTGA
- a CDS encoding MBL-fold metallo-hydrolase superfamily, producing the protein MKLWSIEGNTQKLDGGAMFGNAPKAMWSKWIPADEQNRIPLACRCLLATDLDGRNVLFEAGIGAFFEPKLRERYGVVEDRHVLLDSLKAAGLTHEDIDVVVLSHLHFDHAGGLLAAWEENAPPRLLFPNAQYLVGAMHWGRATHPHPRDRASFIPGVAELLEQSGRLEKVEGEYSRTLGKAVRFHYSQGHTPGLMLSEITGPHGKDGVVYCADLIPGTAWVHLPVTMGYDRAPEMLIDEKRAFLDDKLQRGVRLFFTHDHAVAMASPRRDEKGRYGVADAQAHFADASL; encoded by the coding sequence ATGAAACTCTGGTCGATCGAAGGCAATACACAAAAGCTGGATGGTGGCGCGATGTTTGGCAATGCGCCCAAGGCGATGTGGTCGAAGTGGATTCCGGCCGACGAGCAGAACCGCATCCCGCTGGCTTGCCGTTGCCTGCTCGCGACCGATCTGGATGGCCGCAACGTGCTGTTCGAAGCCGGCATCGGCGCGTTCTTCGAACCGAAGCTGCGCGAGCGTTACGGCGTGGTCGAGGATCGCCATGTGCTGCTGGATTCGCTGAAGGCCGCGGGCCTGACGCACGAGGACATCGACGTGGTGGTGCTGTCGCACCTGCATTTCGACCACGCTGGGGGCTTGCTCGCCGCTTGGGAAGAAAATGCGCCGCCGCGGCTGCTGTTCCCCAACGCGCAATACCTGGTGGGTGCGATGCACTGGGGGCGTGCGACGCATCCGCATCCGCGCGATCGCGCCTCGTTCATTCCCGGTGTTGCCGAGTTGCTGGAGCAAAGCGGACGCCTCGAGAAAGTCGAGGGCGAATATTCGCGCACGCTCGGCAAGGCAGTGCGGTTCCATTACTCGCAGGGCCACACGCCGGGACTGATGCTTTCGGAAATCACGGGTCCGCACGGCAAGGACGGCGTGGTGTACTGCGCCGACCTGATCCCCGGCACGGCGTGGGTGCACCTGCCGGTGACGATGGGTTACGACCGCGCGCCGGAGATGCTGATCGACGAGAAGCGCGCGTTCCTGGACGACAAGCTTCAGCGCGGCGTGCGGCTGTTCTTCACCCACGACCACGCGGTCGCGATGGCATCGCCGCGGCGCGACGAAAAGGGCCGCTACGGTGTCGCCGATGCGCAGGCGCATTTCGCGGATGCTTCGTTGTAA
- a CDS encoding NAD(P) transhydrogenase N-domain of subunit alpha — translation MLTIAALRESAAGERRVAITPETAKKYASRGIRVLLERGAGEAAGFPDAAYAGVEFADAASVAAQADVLLCVQPPSDAAAASMKEGAALIGQLRPHNAADRLDTYAQRKLAAFSLELLPRTTRAQAMDVLSSQAAVAGYRAMLIAAEAAPKFFPMLTTAAGTLRPSKVLVIGAGVAGLQAIATAKRLGAMVEGFDVRPETREQIESLGAKFLDLGVNAAGQGGYARELTAEERAAQQAKLAEHVKTVDVIVTTAAVPGRPSPKIIPLSMVDGMKAGAVIVDLAAEGGGNCEATQPGERVERNGVTIIGPLNLPSGAPLHASEMYARNLAHFSELVIVDGAWKPDFEDELVAKTCVARDGGVTFGKV, via the coding sequence ATGCTTACCATTGCCGCCTTGCGCGAATCCGCCGCCGGTGAACGCCGCGTCGCGATCACGCCGGAAACCGCGAAGAAGTACGCGTCGCGCGGCATTCGGGTGTTGCTCGAACGTGGCGCGGGCGAGGCGGCCGGGTTTCCCGATGCGGCGTATGCCGGCGTCGAGTTCGCCGACGCGGCGTCGGTCGCGGCGCAGGCCGACGTGTTGCTGTGCGTGCAGCCGCCGTCGGATGCCGCGGCGGCTTCGATGAAGGAAGGCGCGGCGCTGATCGGACAGCTGCGTCCGCACAATGCCGCCGATCGACTGGATACCTACGCGCAGCGCAAGCTCGCCGCGTTCTCGCTGGAACTGCTGCCGCGCACCACGCGTGCGCAGGCGATGGACGTGTTGTCGTCGCAGGCGGCCGTCGCAGGTTATCGCGCAATGCTGATCGCCGCCGAAGCCGCGCCGAAATTCTTCCCGATGCTCACCACCGCGGCCGGCACGCTGCGTCCTTCGAAGGTGCTGGTGATCGGCGCAGGCGTGGCGGGCTTGCAGGCGATCGCGACCGCGAAGCGGCTGGGTGCGATGGTGGAAGGATTCGACGTGCGTCCGGAAACGCGCGAACAGATCGAATCGCTGGGCGCGAAGTTCCTCGACCTCGGCGTCAACGCCGCGGGGCAGGGTGGCTATGCGCGCGAACTGACGGCCGAGGAACGCGCCGCGCAGCAAGCGAAACTCGCCGAACACGTGAAAACGGTCGACGTGATCGTCACCACCGCGGCGGTGCCGGGCCGTCCGTCGCCGAAGATCATTCCGCTGTCGATGGTCGATGGCATGAAGGCCGGCGCGGTGATCGTCGACCTTGCCGCCGAAGGCGGCGGCAACTGCGAAGCGACGCAACCCGGCGAACGCGTCGAGCGCAACGGCGTCACGATCATCGGACCATTGAACCTGCCGTCCGGTGCGCCGCTGCACGCATCCGAAATGTACGCGCGCAACCTCGCGCATTTCAGCGAACTGGTAATCGTCGACGGCGCCTGGAAACCGGATTTCGAAGACGAGCTCGTCGCGAAAACCTGCGTCGCGCGCGACGGCGGCGTGACATTCGGCAAGGTCTAG